In Paraburkholderia caribensis, a single window of DNA contains:
- a CDS encoding DUF6527 family protein: protein MKAKIVNDSEGRFYGVKFLCPGCTWSDGTPMGCVLPVSWLPPGVTEESPHVTGKPHWGFNGDFEQPTFTPSVNSWWGGDHDIPMHRCHTFITDGRIQFLGDCTHALANQTVELPEFPEIED from the coding sequence GTGAAAGCGAAAATCGTTAACGACAGCGAAGGCCGATTCTACGGCGTCAAGTTCCTCTGTCCAGGGTGCACCTGGAGCGACGGCACACCGATGGGATGCGTACTGCCCGTCAGTTGGTTGCCGCCTGGTGTGACGGAGGAATCGCCGCACGTCACCGGTAAGCCGCACTGGGGGTTCAATGGGGATTTCGAGCAGCCGACCTTCACGCCGAGCGTGAATTCTTGGTGGGGCGGTGATCACGACATCCCGATGCACCGCTGCCATACGTTCATCACCGACGGACGGATCCAGTTCCTGGGGGATTGCACGCATGCACTCGCCAATCAAACCGTCGAGCTTCCAGAGTTCCCTGAGATCGAGGACTGA
- a CDS encoding phage head-tail joining protein yields the protein MAFTQQNLDAIEKAIATGTLSVEFNGKRVTYRSMSDLLKARDVIKSELASQSATRAPRSSVAIYKRF from the coding sequence ATGGCCTTTACACAACAAAACCTCGACGCGATCGAGAAAGCGATCGCGACTGGCACGCTGTCGGTTGAGTTCAACGGGAAGCGTGTTACCTATCGTTCGATGAGCGATCTGTTGAAGGCTCGCGATGTCATCAAGTCCGAACTTGCGAGCCAGTCTGCAACCCGTGCGCCGCGTTCGAGCGTCGCAATCTACAAACGGTTCTGA
- a CDS encoding phage portal protein, whose amino-acid sequence MKTNVLDRAIEWVAPRYAATRMRARMSMLAARGFDGAKRGPRSGGWKASGASATAEVLPALNVLRNRARDLVRNNPHIRRALKIMAANAIGTGVQAKFSDKNLQKVFKRWTKYCDAAGLLDFFGLQAQVYRALKESGEVLVRFRTRLPSDGFEVPLQLQVLEIDYLDSLKIGPVAGGFIIAGVQFNLIGQRTGYWLFDQHPGEVTQVPRNLQSRFVPASEVLHVFDATDRPNSVRGFPWLATAIWAARDLDEYQDAERVRKKIEACFAAFVTSSDDGYTTGPVRQEGSGPRVESLSPGMIEYLRQGEEVTFSAPATSNGYEASVRVDLRAIAAGTDVTYEQLTGDYSQVNFTSGRMGKMEFKRMLEQEMWLVFIPMFCDKVAERFVSTAFLAGQARSAIADVTWSTHRIEFIDPLREANGMIELINARLKSRHQSIRDLGDDPDETDAEISADPLAIEVQVSGRSFDANAARAFLYRLERLLDGAEH is encoded by the coding sequence ATGAAAACAAACGTTCTGGACAGGGCGATCGAGTGGGTTGCGCCGCGCTATGCAGCAACGCGGATGCGAGCACGGATGTCGATGCTGGCCGCGCGTGGCTTCGATGGAGCGAAGCGTGGCCCGCGATCGGGTGGGTGGAAAGCCTCGGGGGCGAGCGCAACGGCGGAAGTCCTGCCGGCACTCAACGTTCTGCGCAACCGTGCTCGCGACCTCGTACGCAACAATCCGCACATCCGTCGCGCGCTCAAGATCATGGCGGCCAACGCGATCGGCACCGGAGTGCAGGCGAAGTTCAGCGACAAGAATCTGCAGAAGGTTTTCAAGCGCTGGACGAAGTATTGCGACGCCGCCGGGTTGCTCGACTTTTTTGGTTTGCAGGCTCAGGTCTACCGCGCATTGAAGGAGTCGGGCGAGGTGCTCGTGCGCTTTCGTACTCGGCTGCCGTCGGACGGGTTCGAAGTGCCGTTGCAGCTGCAGGTGCTTGAGATCGACTACCTCGACTCATTGAAGATCGGGCCGGTGGCGGGTGGATTCATCATCGCGGGTGTTCAGTTTAATCTGATCGGACAGCGTACCGGGTACTGGCTTTTCGACCAGCATCCGGGTGAAGTCACGCAGGTGCCGAGGAATCTGCAAAGCCGCTTTGTGCCCGCGTCCGAGGTTTTGCACGTGTTCGATGCGACCGACCGGCCGAATTCAGTTCGCGGCTTTCCATGGCTCGCGACTGCTATCTGGGCCGCACGCGATCTTGACGAATATCAGGACGCGGAGCGGGTGCGCAAAAAGATAGAGGCATGCTTCGCGGCTTTTGTGACGTCGAGCGACGATGGTTATACGACCGGCCCTGTCCGTCAGGAGGGGAGCGGCCCGCGCGTCGAGTCGTTGTCGCCCGGCATGATCGAATATCTTCGGCAGGGCGAGGAGGTCACGTTTTCCGCGCCTGCTACGAGCAACGGATACGAGGCGAGCGTCCGCGTCGACCTGCGCGCGATCGCGGCCGGCACCGATGTGACATACGAGCAGCTAACGGGCGATTACTCGCAGGTCAACTTCACCAGCGGTCGCATGGGCAAGATGGAATTCAAACGCATGCTCGAGCAGGAAATGTGGCTCGTATTCATTCCAATGTTCTGCGATAAGGTGGCGGAACGCTTCGTCTCTACTGCATTCCTCGCGGGACAGGCTAGATCGGCGATCGCTGACGTGACGTGGTCGACGCATCGGATCGAGTTCATTGATCCGTTACGCGAAGCGAACGGAATGATCGAGCTCATCAACGCGCGTCTGAAAAGCCGACACCAGAGCATTCGCGACCTGGGCGACGATCCTGACGAGACCGACGCCGAAATTTCGGCAGACCCGCTGGCGATCGAAGTGCAGGTTTCCGGCCGGTCTTTTGATGCGAATGCCGCGCGCGCATTCCTCTATCGCCTTGAGCGCCTACTAGATGGCGCTGAGCATTGA